Proteins encoded together in one Alteribacter keqinensis window:
- the arsC gene encoding arsenate reductase (thioredoxin): protein MTKPIIYFLCTGNSCRSQMAEAWGKHYLDGKYDVYSAGIEAHGVNPKAVKAMNEVDIDISDQTSDTIDKDLLDRADLVVTLCGHANDVCPATPPNKDRVHWGFDDPAKAEGTDEEKWAVFQRVRNEIGERIKRFADTGE, encoded by the coding sequence ATGACGAAACCAATCATTTACTTCTTATGCACAGGAAACTCCTGCCGCAGCCAGATGGCTGAAGCGTGGGGAAAACATTATCTGGACGGTAAATACGACGTTTACTCTGCCGGAATTGAGGCTCACGGGGTTAACCCTAAAGCTGTAAAGGCAATGAACGAAGTGGACATTGATATCAGTGATCAGACTTCAGATACGATCGATAAGGACCTGCTTGACCGTGCGGATCTTGTTGTTACGCTATGCGGACATGCCAATGACGTTTGCCCGGCTACGCCTCCTAACAAGGACCGGGTGCACTGGGGCTTTGATGATCCGGCGAAAGCAGAAGGTACGGATGAAGAAAAATGGGCTGTATTCCAGCGCGTCCGTAACGAAATTGGCGAGCGGATAAAACGCTTTGCAGACACAGGTGAATAA
- the arsD gene encoding arsenite efflux transporter metallochaperone ArsD produces MTVIRVYDPAMCCETGVCGPVVDPELTRVANALFLLEQKSIDVKRYNLGNEPQAFVDETLIQKLLEEKGVDALPAVIVNGTVVKTGEYPTNKELAEWTGVREDELQPEKKEKDDLTLF; encoded by the coding sequence ATGACAGTCATTCGGGTTTATGATCCGGCTATGTGCTGTGAAACCGGGGTTTGCGGGCCCGTAGTAGACCCGGAACTTACAAGAGTAGCTAATGCATTATTTCTCCTGGAGCAAAAAAGTATTGATGTGAAACGCTATAATCTTGGAAATGAACCTCAGGCGTTTGTCGATGAAACACTCATACAAAAGCTTTTGGAAGAAAAAGGGGTGGATGCTCTGCCGGCAGTCATTGTAAATGGAACTGTTGTAAAAACAGGAGAGTATCCAACTAACAAAGAACTAGCTGAATGGACAGGGGTCCGGGAGGATGAACTTCAGCCTGAGAAGAAAGAAAAAGACGATTTGACTTTATTTTAG
- the arsA gene encoding arsenical pump-driving ATPase yields the protein MFTNFTLPEFSRTPFIFFTGKGGVGKTSTASATAVALADEGKKVLLVSTDPASNLEDVFGIGVSLKPVRVPEVEGLFMINIDPEAAASDYRESVVGPYRDKLPEPVVTQMEEQLSGACTVEIAAFNEFASLLTKKEVIDSFDHIIFDTAPTGHTLRLLQLPAAWSGFLEESTHGASCLGPLSGLGEKKALYESTVQALSDREKTILILVTRPDESAIWEAERTARELNDIGLSNQRLLVNGLFESGSDDRVANAFYDKQKAALASIGSLFKDILVLKLPYITYPLTGVSALRSFLKGEQKLNSDGGSQDETRSLPGLARLIGDLRHKSSGVVMTMGKGGVGKTTMASAIALGLVKEGKKVHLTTTDPAAHLDQVMKEEGISDQLSISTIDPVKEVEKYRAEVIAESAGQLDEKGLAYLKEDLESPCTEEIAVFRAFADVVERADREFVVIDTAPTGHTLLLLDASSSYNKEVERSTGEVPRAVRQLLPRLRNKEETLVAVVTLPEATPVLEASRMQDDLKRAGIMPAWWIVNQSMAATDTKDPLLSVRAKHEWKWIERAAGENENTVVLPWFTEKMTGAKALMNMYRNEVR from the coding sequence ATGTTTACCAATTTTACTTTACCGGAGTTTTCCCGGACGCCATTTATTTTTTTTACAGGGAAAGGTGGAGTCGGGAAGACATCGACTGCAAGTGCCACAGCTGTAGCCCTCGCTGATGAAGGTAAAAAAGTTCTTCTCGTCAGTACCGACCCGGCCTCAAACCTCGAGGATGTGTTTGGGATAGGTGTTAGCCTGAAACCTGTCAGGGTTCCGGAAGTAGAAGGCCTGTTCATGATTAACATTGACCCCGAGGCGGCTGCTTCCGACTATCGGGAAAGTGTGGTCGGTCCTTACAGAGACAAACTTCCTGAACCTGTTGTTACTCAAATGGAAGAGCAGCTGTCCGGAGCTTGTACTGTGGAAATTGCGGCTTTTAACGAATTCGCTTCCTTACTTACAAAAAAAGAAGTAATTGACTCTTTCGACCACATTATCTTTGATACTGCACCCACAGGCCATACATTACGGCTTCTTCAGCTGCCTGCCGCATGGTCTGGTTTTTTGGAAGAAAGCACTCACGGAGCTTCCTGTCTTGGCCCATTATCAGGGCTTGGAGAAAAGAAAGCTTTATACGAAAGCACTGTTCAGGCGTTGTCGGACCGTGAAAAAACAATTCTCATTTTAGTTACCCGGCCTGATGAAAGTGCGATATGGGAAGCAGAGCGGACAGCTCGTGAACTGAATGACATCGGATTGTCCAATCAGCGCCTGCTGGTCAATGGTCTTTTTGAATCCGGCTCCGATGACAGAGTGGCAAACGCCTTTTATGATAAACAAAAGGCAGCGCTTGCTTCAATCGGATCTTTGTTTAAAGATATCCTTGTTCTTAAGCTTCCTTATATTACTTATCCTTTAACAGGAGTTAGTGCCCTTCGAAGCTTTTTAAAAGGTGAGCAAAAATTAAACTCAGACGGGGGAAGTCAGGATGAAACTCGCTCCCTTCCTGGTCTCGCCCGCCTCATTGGTGATCTTCGCCATAAATCTTCAGGTGTGGTCATGACCATGGGAAAAGGCGGGGTAGGGAAAACAACAATGGCCTCTGCAATAGCATTAGGTCTCGTTAAGGAAGGGAAAAAGGTCCATTTGACAACGACTGACCCTGCTGCCCACCTCGATCAGGTAATGAAAGAAGAAGGGATATCCGATCAGCTGTCCATCAGTACAATTGATCCGGTAAAAGAAGTGGAGAAGTACCGTGCAGAAGTGATTGCTGAGTCTGCCGGCCAGCTGGATGAAAAAGGACTTGCGTATTTAAAGGAAGACCTTGAGTCTCCCTGCACGGAGGAAATTGCCGTTTTCCGCGCTTTTGCCGATGTAGTTGAAAGAGCAGATCGCGAATTTGTGGTTATTGATACGGCACCAACAGGACATACGCTCCTTCTTTTGGATGCCAGCTCGTCTTATAATAAAGAGGTTGAACGTTCCACAGGGGAAGTTCCAAGAGCGGTTCGCCAACTGCTTCCCCGGTTAAGAAACAAAGAAGAAACTTTAGTGGCAGTTGTAACCCTTCCCGAAGCTACCCCGGTTCTTGAAGCATCAAGGATGCAGGATGACCTGAAAAGAGCGGGTATTATGCCAGCCTGGTGGATTGTGAATCAAAGTATGGCAGCGACAGACACGAAAGATCCGCTTCTTTCAGTCCGGGCCAAACACGAGTGGAAATGGATCGAACGGGCTGCCGGGGAAAATGAAAACACGGTTGTCCTTCCGTGGTTTACAGAAAAAATGACGGGCGCAAAAGCACTGATGAATATGTATAGAAATGAGGTACGCTAG
- a CDS encoding iron-sulfur cluster biosynthesis family protein has protein sequence MEITNEAKQFLQEMMTRKEVNTVRFFFAGMGCGSPQMGVRLEEAQPEDETMEINGVNVAIDPTIKGQSANVTLDFEEREGSRSIVLHGLDSCC, from the coding sequence ATGGAGATTACAAATGAAGCAAAGCAGTTTTTACAGGAAATGATGACACGCAAAGAAGTGAATACAGTTCGCTTTTTCTTTGCAGGAATGGGCTGCGGCAGCCCTCAGATGGGTGTCCGTCTGGAGGAAGCGCAGCCTGAAGATGAAACAATGGAAATAAACGGCGTTAACGTTGCGATTGATCCGACGATCAAGGGTCAGTCTGCAAACGTGACTCTGGATTTTGAAGAACGGGAAGGCTCAAGAAGTATTGTCCTGCACGGCCTGGATTCCTGTTGTTGA
- a CDS encoding permease, translated as MIETIQSFIHIALQLTVLFVVVSFALYFIQSRIPYAKVERWLKRTSPVKASFLAVLFAFITPFCSCSTIPFIVNLLKNHVRFGVVMVFLFASPILDPTILTVMAVIMGWKVTLIYTFVTVTFSIVMGLTLEKLGFASSLKQVVLEGFDPEAERHFSLKGALRETWNMMKTVYPYLLIGAAIGAVIHGLVPAHFIASHLGGDAWWLIPAAAIIGIPLYIRLSSMVPVSQVLISSGMATGPVMAMLISSAGASLPEIVLLKSIFKKQLIFAFVVSVLTMSTLSGFIFYFV; from the coding sequence ATGATCGAAACCATTCAAAGTTTTATCCACATCGCACTACAGCTTACCGTCTTGTTTGTCGTTGTTTCTTTTGCCCTTTATTTTATCCAGTCCCGCATCCCCTACGCTAAAGTGGAGCGCTGGTTAAAGCGTACCAGCCCTGTGAAAGCAAGCTTCCTGGCAGTCCTTTTCGCTTTTATCACACCATTCTGCTCCTGCTCTACCATCCCGTTTATCGTAAACCTTTTGAAAAACCACGTTCGCTTTGGCGTCGTAATGGTGTTCTTATTCGCATCACCGATTCTCGACCCAACCATATTGACTGTAATGGCTGTAATCATGGGATGGAAAGTCACACTCATCTATACATTTGTAACCGTCACTTTCTCCATCGTAATGGGATTAACGTTAGAGAAACTCGGCTTTGCCTCATCCTTAAAGCAAGTCGTTCTGGAGGGGTTTGACCCAGAGGCTGAACGTCATTTTTCATTAAAAGGTGCACTGAGGGAAACGTGGAACATGATGAAAACTGTTTATCCTTATCTGCTGATTGGCGCTGCTATCGGTGCAGTTATTCACGGACTTGTACCCGCTCATTTCATTGCCAGTCATCTCGGCGGAGATGCATGGTGGCTCATACCTGCAGCTGCAATTATTGGAATCCCCCTCTACATCCGGCTTTCCAGTATGGTCCCTGTATCCCAGGTTCTGATCTCAAGCGGGATGGCAACCGGGCCTGTGATGGCTATGCTCATCAGTTCTGCAGGTGCAAGCCTCCCCGAAATCGTTCTGCTTAAGTCGATCTTTAAAAAACAATTGATTTTCGCTTTCGTAGTATCGGTTCTTACCATGTCCACACTATCAGGGTTTATCTTCTATTTTGTATAA
- a CDS encoding ArsR/SmtB family transcription factor translates to MSRTLSEDQLSGPTPFKTYEKQFKALADEKRLEILSLLCNKGEVCVCDLQEDMNMPQSKLSYHLKLLLDAELITREKRGTWNYYSSSGSQLSALLSEDLCCLFRPAE, encoded by the coding sequence ATGAGCCGTACATTATCTGAAGACCAGTTGTCAGGCCCAACGCCATTTAAAACGTACGAAAAACAATTTAAAGCACTTGCCGATGAAAAAAGACTGGAGATTCTTTCTTTGCTTTGTAATAAAGGCGAAGTTTGTGTGTGTGACCTTCAGGAAGACATGAACATGCCTCAATCCAAACTGTCCTATCACCTGAAGCTTCTTCTTGACGCAGAGTTAATTACACGAGAAAAAAGAGGCACTTGGAACTACTACAGCAGCAGTGGTTCACAGCTTTCAGCTTTATTGTCAGAAGACCTTTGCTGCCTCTTCCGTCCTGCCGAATAG
- a CDS encoding DUF3139 domain-containing protein, whose protein sequence is MNSKPSAMFTMILVALFLLIPPLIVFLHSTGNPITNNQIEQDILAYLEERGYSESDITSYKQIRNADDSLNTHRTRLKVVFEDEPDHGYVYVKMESGDVQQLCTVRRLNSGNVSGNESDPIHLDDHCYNPERGEASG, encoded by the coding sequence ATGAACAGCAAACCGTCAGCGATGTTTACGATGATTCTTGTTGCTTTGTTTTTACTTATTCCCCCGCTGATTGTTTTCCTGCATAGTACAGGTAATCCTATTACAAATAACCAAATTGAACAGGACATACTTGCCTACCTGGAGGAGCGGGGATACTCGGAGTCTGACATCACATCGTACAAACAGATCAGGAATGCAGACGACAGTCTGAATACTCATCGTACCCGGCTGAAGGTTGTTTTTGAGGATGAGCCGGACCATGGGTACGTTTACGTGAAGATGGAGAGCGGTGATGTACAGCAATTATGTACGGTTCGCCGGTTAAATTCGGGCAATGTAAGTGGGAATGAATCAGATCCAATACATCTTGACGACCATTGCTACAACCCTGAAAGAGGGGAAGCATCAGGTTAG